In Sedimenticola thiotaurini, the following proteins share a genomic window:
- a CDS encoding AAA family ATPase — protein sequence MYESFYNLKVEPFRLSPDHRFCFSHKSYAKAKAYMQYAIHRAEGFVMVTGKPGTGKTTLVNDLVDGLSHSQIVVATIVSTQLEADDLLRLVAYNFGLEVDAPNKAVLLQGLSVRLRRYHEEGTRALLIIDEAQDLSASALEELRLLTNLQLNNQPLLQIFLVGQENLRDLVQKPSMEQVHQRLVAACHLEALNEADTEAYIKHRLDRVGWKNDPQIDQGVYPLVYQFSKGVPRRINLVCSRFLLHGCVEEKHRIRVADVRTVVEELQHEQLAPVGFKADLPPLPQDEEPLEPDSDMEPDVNEEQPAAMAAQEELSVKAVDTGKSNPSVQEAPVATKTPAAAPIKPLDGVADLSSLENQKRQDAVTSSPVPDDVEEDVIQENYFSLSEAVDLPSEPVPIKKPAEPRVKPRGGYGDRFASVKLNEPASANKTHYYNQYRSDSRSSGAGSRKWSRLSVALLILIAAFTIAAAVYLLGPQLLDERVSKNDQEPNQPAAVVNGHQAADQSVSQPAGTETGNGDAESAQPVTPEEVARADVASATSELKQQETRSSIDPVTQTLLNSETVLTEKKTAPEVELSDVSPLTDRDDVEEALTRVSLAVDQSADSGKIALASQTFAAKNQKQNAAVEEIVTASLSSGAVSAAGDRGAETPLPDTTHTLAHDASPESAIEPDMQSKVFFRSDSTFIQDEYKEQLSQLAAWLQRHQGSVVRIVGYADSLGDAAYNQALSLKRAQAVAAYLESKNVDDSRFRIEGRGSYSNTDSLAGTVGGERRSQRLVEVTAGPLTD from the coding sequence ATGTATGAATCTTTTTATAATCTAAAGGTCGAGCCCTTTCGACTGAGTCCGGATCACCGGTTCTGTTTCAGCCACAAAAGCTATGCCAAGGCCAAGGCATACATGCAGTATGCCATTCACCGGGCTGAAGGTTTCGTCATGGTTACCGGCAAGCCGGGTACCGGTAAAACCACCCTGGTAAATGACCTGGTCGATGGCCTCTCTCACTCCCAGATAGTGGTCGCCACCATTGTAAGCACACAGTTGGAGGCGGATGACCTGTTACGACTGGTCGCCTATAACTTTGGACTGGAAGTGGATGCGCCGAACAAGGCGGTGCTGTTGCAGGGACTTTCAGTCCGTCTGCGTCGCTACCATGAAGAGGGCACCCGGGCGCTATTGATCATTGACGAGGCCCAGGATCTTTCTGCTTCCGCACTGGAAGAGCTGAGGTTGTTGACCAACCTGCAGCTGAACAATCAACCTCTGTTGCAGATTTTTCTGGTCGGCCAGGAGAATCTGCGTGATCTGGTACAGAAACCGAGTATGGAGCAGGTGCATCAGCGTCTGGTTGCCGCCTGTCATCTTGAAGCCCTGAATGAAGCGGATACAGAGGCCTATATCAAGCATCGTCTGGACCGGGTAGGCTGGAAAAATGACCCCCAGATTGATCAGGGAGTCTATCCTCTGGTTTATCAATTCAGTAAAGGGGTTCCGCGCCGAATTAATCTGGTCTGTAGCCGTTTCCTGCTCCACGGCTGCGTGGAAGAGAAACATCGCATTCGTGTGGCAGATGTGCGAACGGTGGTTGAGGAGTTGCAGCATGAGCAACTCGCACCTGTCGGTTTCAAGGCCGACCTGCCGCCCTTGCCCCAGGATGAAGAGCCGCTTGAGCCTGATTCGGATATGGAGCCGGATGTTAATGAGGAACAGCCGGCGGCTATGGCGGCACAGGAAGAGCTGTCGGTTAAGGCTGTCGATACCGGAAAAAGCAATCCATCTGTTCAGGAGGCACCTGTTGCCACCAAGACACCAGCAGCCGCCCCGATTAAACCTCTGGATGGAGTGGCTGATCTGAGCTCACTGGAGAATCAGAAACGTCAAGATGCGGTTACTTCCTCACCTGTTCCTGATGATGTGGAAGAAGATGTTATCCAGGAGAACTATTTCTCCCTCTCTGAAGCAGTAGATCTCCCTTCCGAACCGGTACCGATCAAGAAGCCAGCAGAGCCGAGAGTTAAGCCGCGTGGTGGCTATGGTGACCGTTTTGCCAGTGTCAAGCTGAACGAGCCGGCTAGTGCCAACAAAACTCACTACTACAATCAATACCGGTCTGATTCCCGCTCTTCCGGTGCCGGCTCCAGAAAGTGGAGCCGGTTGTCCGTTGCATTACTGATCCTGATTGCGGCATTCACCATTGCCGCGGCGGTTTACCTGCTTGGTCCTCAACTGCTCGATGAGCGTGTGTCAAAAAACGATCAGGAACCGAATCAACCAGCTGCTGTGGTTAATGGGCATCAGGCTGCTGATCAATCCGTATCCCAACCGGCCGGGACAGAGACCGGGAATGGGGATGCAGAGAGTGCACAGCCAGTCACCCCGGAGGAGGTAGCCAGAGCTGATGTTGCCTCTGCTACCAGCGAATTGAAACAGCAGGAGACCCGCTCTTCCATTGATCCAGTTACTCAAACTTTGCTGAATAGCGAGACCGTGCTGACTGAAAAAAAAACAGCGCCCGAGGTTGAGTTAAGTGACGTTTCTCCACTGACAGACAGAGATGATGTGGAGGAGGCCCTAACCAGGGTCTCATTAGCGGTGGATCAGAGTGCTGACAGCGGAAAGATCGCGTTGGCTTCCCAAACCTTTGCAGCTAAAAACCAGAAGCAGAACGCGGCAGTAGAAGAGATAGTGACTGCCTCTCTCTCATCAGGGGCTGTGTCTGCCGCAGGGGATAGGGGCGCCGAGACGCCGCTTCCCGATACAACACATACTCTTGCGCACGATGCGTCCCCTGAATCGGCTATTGAACCTGATATGCAATCAAAAGTATTCTTCCGTTCCGATAGCACATTTATTCAGGACGAATACAAAGAGCAGTTATCCCAGCTTGCGGCGTGGCTGCAACGACACCAGGGGAGTGTGGTTCGTATCGTCGGCTATGCCGATAGTCTGGGTGACGCCGCCTATAACCAAGCGCTCTCCCTGAAACGGGCCCAGGCTGTAGCGGCTTACCTGGAGAGCAAGAATGTCGATGACAGCCGCTTCCGTATTGAGGGGAGGGGTAGTTATTCAAATACGGACAGCCTCGCCGGCACGGTGGGTGGTGAGCGGCGATCACAGCGACTGGTGGAAGTTACAGCTGGTCCGCTGACTGACTAA
- a CDS encoding DUF1631 family protein, translating into MSDTQVGVLPKFHPLIKDYQAEVDTFLHKGLVRLFQEVEPVMIDFASKAETDNAQLLFFDAITQVQNLSEQVTDSFLTTLHKGFSAFSNCRPIEYPRPIIEAEDTSKIEIVENQDLEIHIAIQSMITRSKDKNHQALYQLGQRLAVIQQGKKLRDQDIPASPEHVSTTFQTASDLFGLEQKLLLILYVLFEKCVLKEIGTLYACINKMLSDAGIYPHLPPTITRYKDSSRSDGNGSAQDGESAQQQASQASSSSDLRTEPLTNEDFLVGKEVFNTILSMLTERRHADPRFRNHPEYAPDGNLEQLRSSPELVTAINQLHTPVEFDMGVYADTAADDLSPNDRSAAAIDYLQKRITSERENLFSELDENTIPTADLDTIELVGMLFEHVLDDPDLASLTKTVICHLHTPYLKVAIIDREFLTNPDHIARKLLNLVVNAGRRWVDENNVDAGIYHTMRDMIHSIMRDFKDDISLFDRCYSEFLDHLRALEHRTRLLEERTREATRGKDRLEYARLRADEIMHQHCDGVRFHPVLWQFLSVVWKNYMTLLLLRDQEIERRKEWRSVLMVINSVIKINNGYGDALTAQWLKHAWPRLRKNIESGLDFLGNTNPSEYVAFKKTIAELQQARQSEPSEKVVVRPVTETKKRKAKSAEAARSATLRKFLEQAQQTEIGTWFEFSEPDGSLRRVKLSWYSPVTNNHMFLDRFGSKAFVIPTDVLVQRLANGTAYTVEPNRFPFVDQALQKIYRLLRKE; encoded by the coding sequence ATGAGTGATACGCAAGTCGGGGTCTTGCCTAAATTTCACCCGCTGATTAAAGATTATCAGGCAGAAGTGGATACTTTTCTCCACAAAGGATTGGTGCGCCTGTTCCAGGAAGTTGAGCCGGTAATGATCGATTTTGCCAGCAAGGCTGAAACAGATAATGCACAGCTTCTCTTTTTTGATGCTATTACCCAGGTACAGAACCTCAGCGAGCAGGTCACAGACTCCTTTTTGACCACCTTACATAAGGGGTTCTCCGCATTCTCCAATTGTCGGCCAATCGAGTATCCCAGACCTATTATTGAGGCGGAAGATACGTCAAAAATCGAAATTGTTGAAAACCAGGACCTGGAGATCCATATTGCCATACAGTCGATGATTACCCGGTCAAAAGATAAAAATCATCAGGCACTTTATCAACTGGGTCAGCGATTGGCGGTGATTCAGCAGGGGAAAAAACTGAGGGACCAGGATATACCGGCCAGCCCCGAACACGTCAGCACCACATTCCAGACCGCTTCCGACCTATTTGGGCTGGAGCAGAAACTACTCCTCATACTCTACGTATTATTTGAAAAATGCGTGTTAAAAGAGATCGGAACGCTCTACGCCTGCATCAACAAGATGCTTTCCGATGCAGGTATTTATCCCCATCTACCCCCTACCATCACCCGCTATAAAGATAGCAGCCGATCCGACGGAAACGGGTCTGCCCAGGATGGTGAAAGTGCGCAGCAGCAAGCGTCTCAAGCGAGCAGCAGTTCAGACCTGCGGACCGAACCTCTGACCAATGAGGACTTTTTGGTTGGCAAAGAGGTATTCAACACCATTCTGTCCATGTTGACAGAAAGGCGTCATGCCGATCCCCGTTTCAGGAATCACCCGGAGTACGCCCCGGATGGCAATCTGGAGCAGCTCAGATCCAGCCCGGAACTGGTCACCGCCATCAATCAGTTGCATACGCCGGTTGAGTTCGATATGGGGGTATACGCTGATACAGCGGCGGATGATCTCAGCCCGAATGACAGGAGCGCAGCGGCGATAGATTATCTGCAGAAGCGCATTACCAGTGAACGGGAGAATCTATTCAGTGAACTGGACGAAAACACCATCCCTACTGCCGATCTGGATACCATTGAACTGGTGGGAATGCTGTTTGAACATGTGCTGGATGATCCGGATCTTGCCAGCCTGACCAAAACGGTGATATGCCACCTGCACACACCTTATCTCAAGGTGGCCATTATCGACCGGGAATTTCTCACCAACCCGGACCATATCGCCCGAAAACTGCTCAACCTGGTGGTTAATGCGGGGCGGCGCTGGGTTGACGAGAATAACGTCGATGCCGGTATCTACCACACCATGCGCGACATGATCCATAGCATCATGCGCGACTTCAAGGATGACATTTCTCTCTTTGATCGCTGCTACAGTGAATTTCTCGATCATCTGCGAGCACTGGAACATAGAACACGGTTACTGGAAGAGCGGACCCGGGAGGCGACCCGGGGCAAGGATAGGCTGGAGTATGCCCGGTTACGTGCCGATGAGATTATGCATCAGCATTGTGATGGAGTACGTTTTCATCCGGTCCTGTGGCAGTTTCTTTCGGTTGTCTGGAAAAACTACATGACTCTGTTGCTGCTTCGGGATCAGGAGATCGAGCGGCGTAAAGAGTGGCGCAGTGTTCTGATGGTGATCAATAGCGTCATCAAGATCAATAACGGTTATGGTGATGCCCTGACAGCACAGTGGTTAAAGCACGCCTGGCCCCGTCTCAGAAAGAACATTGAATCCGGTCTGGATTTTCTTGGCAATACCAATCCAAGTGAGTACGTCGCCTTTAAAAAGACGATCGCTGAACTGCAGCAGGCCCGGCAATCGGAGCCGTCCGAAAAGGTCGTGGTGCGCCCCGTTACCGAGACCAAAAAGCGCAAAGCCAAATCTGCAGAAGCCGCCCGCTCGGCCACCCTGCGCAAATTCCTGGAGCAGGCGCAGCAGACAGAAATTGGCACCTGGTTCGAATTCAGCGAGCCTGATGGCAGCCTGCGGCGGGTAAAACTCTCCTGGTACAGCCCGGTGACAAACAACCATATGTTTCTCGATCGGTTCGGGTCAAAGGCGTTTGTTATTCCGACAGATGTCCTTGTTCAACGGCTGGCCAACGGAACTGCGTACACCGTCGAACCGAACCGTTTTCCGTTTGTCGACCAGGCATTGCAGAAGATATACCGCCTGTTACGCAAGGAGTAG
- a CDS encoding GlxA family transcriptional regulator has product MKKITLLCFDYAFSSVITGVLDLFSLVGVTWNRVHNQPPASRFQVQLAAEQQRPIRCLNRLTLQPDLCFASIRESDIVFIPPIGADIDRTLESNRNAIDWLREMHATGSQIVSSCTGSFLLAETGLLDGKQATTHWGYIDQFRQRYPRVILKPAQLITNEVDLLCAAGGSAWLDLSLLLIQQHAGQELALQTAKALVIERKQHSQAAFTTSQGQKYHQDAQILSAQEWMESHLAEKISIDRLGERCGMAPRTFKRRFKQATGDSPLAYLQSLRIERAKKILESSQIPIEQITRQVGYEDSSSFMKLFKRTTGMSPQQYRTVFSHVQHCR; this is encoded by the coding sequence ATGAAAAAAATTACCCTACTCTGCTTTGATTACGCCTTCTCTTCGGTGATTACCGGGGTATTGGACCTGTTCAGCCTGGTGGGTGTCACCTGGAACAGGGTACACAACCAGCCGCCGGCAAGCCGCTTCCAGGTCCAGTTGGCGGCAGAGCAACAACGGCCGATTCGCTGTTTAAATAGACTGACGCTGCAACCGGATCTCTGTTTTGCATCGATTAGGGAGAGCGATATTGTCTTCATACCCCCTATCGGCGCCGACATTGACCGGACCTTAGAGAGTAACCGTAACGCCATCGACTGGTTGCGGGAGATGCATGCCACCGGCAGCCAGATTGTCAGTAGCTGCACCGGCAGTTTTCTGTTGGCAGAAACCGGTCTGCTGGATGGCAAACAGGCCACCACCCATTGGGGTTACATCGACCAGTTCAGACAGCGTTATCCCCGGGTAATACTCAAACCGGCGCAACTGATTACCAACGAGGTGGATCTGTTATGTGCTGCCGGTGGCAGTGCCTGGCTGGACCTGTCACTGCTTCTGATACAACAGCATGCAGGACAGGAGCTAGCCCTGCAGACCGCCAAGGCACTGGTGATAGAACGGAAACAGCACTCCCAGGCCGCCTTCACTACCAGCCAGGGCCAGAAATATCATCAGGATGCACAGATTCTCTCCGCCCAGGAGTGGATGGAGAGTCACCTGGCGGAGAAAATTAGTATCGATCGACTGGGGGAACGTTGCGGCATGGCTCCCCGCACCTTTAAACGGCGCTTCAAACAGGCGACTGGAGACAGCCCCCTGGCCTACCTGCAGTCGTTGCGCATTGAGAGAGCGAAAAAAATTCTGGAATCGAGCCAGATACCGATTGAACAGATCACCCGACAGGTGGGCTATGAGGACAGTAGTTCATTCATGAAACTGTTCAAACGCACCACCGGAATGTCACCGCAGCAATACCGGACTGTTTTCAGTCATGTCCAGCACTGCCGGTAG
- a CDS encoding NADPH-dependent 2,4-dienoyl-CoA reductase, giving the protein MNTAYPNLLTPLDLGFTELKNRVLMGSMHTGLEDRRADFPKLAAYFAERARGGVGLMVTGGFAPTRAGWLAPFASKFTSRFEVGRHRLVTDAVHQEEGKICLQILHAGRYGYTPINVAPSAIKSPITPFKPRALSRRGIAKQLKGFVRCACLAQRAGYDGVEVMGSEGYLLNEFLVPHTNRRSDEWGGSFRNRMRLPVEVVKQIRAAVGREFIIIFRLSMLDLIEKGSSWEEVVELARAIEAAGATLINTGIGWHEARIPTIATMVPRAGFTWVTRRLKGEVGIPLITTNRINTPAVAEEVLSRGDADMVSMARPLLADPEFVRKAAEGRADQINTCIACNQACLDHVFSRQRATCLVNPRACYETELNYPPAPRSKRIAVVGAGPAGLACATIAAGRGHNVDLFEAAEEIGGQFDMARKIPGKAEFNETLRYFRRQIELTGVTLHTGREVTAEELVSGDYDEVAIATGVVPRSVALPGIDHPKVLGYVDVLRKQKPVGQRVAIIGAGGIGFDVAEYLSHNSHGEGSTETLDDFLNEWGIDKRLSARGGLAPVKQVTTNSGRKIYLLQRKTSKPGAGLGKTTGWIHRATLKHRQVEMLSGVQYERIDDAGLHLRIDDAPRLLEVDNIVVCAGQVSRTTLYEALQANGAKVHLIGGARLAGELDAKRAIRDGAELAAQL; this is encoded by the coding sequence ATGAACACTGCTTATCCCAATCTGCTCACACCGCTTGATCTAGGCTTCACTGAGCTTAAAAACCGGGTTCTGATGGGGTCCATGCACACGGGGCTGGAGGATAGGCGGGCCGATTTTCCGAAGTTGGCCGCCTATTTTGCCGAGCGGGCACGGGGCGGAGTCGGTCTGATGGTTACCGGTGGTTTTGCTCCGACACGGGCCGGCTGGCTGGCACCTTTTGCCTCCAAGTTCACCAGTCGTTTTGAGGTGGGTCGGCATCGGCTGGTGACCGATGCGGTACATCAGGAGGAGGGTAAAATCTGCCTGCAGATTCTGCACGCTGGACGGTACGGTTATACACCAATAAATGTGGCGCCATCGGCAATCAAGTCTCCCATCACACCCTTCAAGCCCCGTGCACTCTCCCGGCGTGGTATAGCCAAGCAGTTGAAAGGTTTTGTCCGTTGCGCCTGTCTGGCGCAACGGGCCGGCTACGACGGCGTGGAAGTGATGGGCTCGGAAGGATATCTGTTGAACGAGTTTCTGGTACCCCACACCAATCGGCGCTCGGACGAGTGGGGCGGATCGTTCCGCAATCGCATGCGATTGCCTGTCGAGGTGGTGAAACAGATCCGTGCCGCAGTCGGCCGGGAGTTCATTATCATTTTCCGTCTCTCGATGCTGGATCTGATTGAAAAGGGCAGCAGTTGGGAGGAGGTTGTGGAACTGGCCCGGGCGATCGAGGCAGCCGGTGCAACCCTGATAAACACCGGTATCGGCTGGCATGAAGCCCGTATACCCACCATTGCGACCATGGTCCCCCGGGCCGGTTTTACCTGGGTAACCAGGCGATTGAAGGGGGAAGTTGGCATCCCCCTGATCACGACCAATCGTATCAACACCCCTGCAGTGGCGGAGGAGGTTCTTTCGCGCGGTGATGCGGATATGGTCTCCATGGCCCGACCGCTGCTGGCTGATCCGGAGTTTGTCCGCAAGGCCGCGGAGGGACGGGCCGATCAGATCAATACCTGTATCGCCTGTAACCAGGCCTGTCTCGATCACGTCTTTTCCCGCCAGCGGGCCACCTGCCTGGTGAATCCGAGGGCCTGTTATGAAACCGAGCTGAACTATCCGCCGGCCCCACGGAGCAAACGGATCGCAGTGGTGGGGGCCGGCCCCGCCGGTCTCGCTTGCGCCACCATCGCGGCCGGCCGGGGGCATAACGTGGATCTGTTCGAAGCAGCTGAAGAGATCGGCGGACAGTTTGATATGGCTCGAAAGATTCCCGGAAAAGCAGAGTTCAATGAGACCCTGCGTTACTTCAGGCGGCAGATCGAGCTCACGGGAGTGACCCTGCATACCGGGCGCGAAGTTACCGCCGAAGAGTTGGTCTCCGGCGACTATGATGAGGTGGCGATAGCCACCGGCGTGGTGCCAAGAAGTGTGGCGCTGCCCGGTATCGATCACCCCAAGGTGCTCGGTTATGTGGATGTGCTGCGTAAACAGAAGCCGGTGGGGCAACGGGTGGCGATAATTGGTGCCGGGGGTATCGGGTTTGATGTGGCCGAGTACCTCTCCCACAACAGCCATGGGGAGGGATCGACCGAGACGCTTGATGATTTTCTCAATGAATGGGGCATCGACAAGCGTCTATCCGCCAGGGGCGGGTTGGCTCCTGTAAAGCAGGTGACCACCAACTCAGGTAGAAAGATTTACCTGCTGCAACGCAAGACCAGTAAACCGGGTGCCGGCCTGGGAAAAACCACCGGATGGATCCATCGGGCGACCTTGAAACATCGCCAGGTGGAGATGCTCTCCGGCGTTCAGTATGAGCGGATTGATGATGCGGGACTGCATCTGCGGATTGACGATGCTCCCCGATTGCTGGAGGTGGATAACATTGTTGTCTGCGCCGGCCAGGTATCGCGCACGACACTTTATGAGGCGCTTCAGGCGAACGGTGCGAAGGTCCATCTTATTGGTGGCGCCAGACTGGCTGGAGAGCTGGATGCCAAGCGGGCGATACGGGACGGGGCGGAACTGGCGGCCCAGCTCTAG
- a CDS encoding Crp/Fnr family transcriptional regulator produces the protein MQTLEQFLVKSPWLEGLSVAQQQRVRETLYEQRYKAGEIIRRKGSPAEEWVGIVDGLAKISCESRSGKQISFITGIPSGSWFGEGALLKREPRRYDIVALRPSRIAFMPADTFFALLEESISFNHFLLTHFNERLGQFIGYMEYDRLLSPEARVARSLASMFNYELYPGMHYKLEISQEELGNLSGISRQRVNQALHVLQSKKILDVKYGAITVLDIEALKSYEA, from the coding sequence ATGCAAACGCTTGAGCAGTTTCTCGTAAAAAGCCCCTGGCTGGAGGGCCTTTCAGTGGCCCAGCAGCAAAGGGTCAGGGAGACACTGTATGAGCAGAGATACAAGGCCGGAGAGATCATTCGCCGCAAAGGCTCTCCAGCGGAGGAGTGGGTAGGCATCGTCGATGGACTGGCAAAGATATCCTGTGAATCCCGTTCCGGAAAACAGATATCCTTTATTACCGGTATCCCGTCCGGGAGCTGGTTTGGCGAGGGTGCATTGCTGAAGCGCGAGCCCAGGCGATATGACATTGTGGCTCTGCGACCATCCCGTATCGCCTTTATGCCCGCTGACACTTTTTTTGCCCTGCTGGAGGAGAGCATCAGCTTCAACCATTTCCTGCTGACTCACTTTAACGAACGCCTGGGACAGTTCATCGGTTATATGGAGTATGACCGCCTGTTATCCCCGGAGGCGCGGGTCGCCCGCTCGCTGGCCTCCATGTTCAATTACGAACTCTATCCAGGCATGCACTACAAGTTGGAGATATCCCAGGAGGAGCTGGGAAATCTATCTGGAATCTCCCGTCAGCGGGTCAACCAGGCCCTGCACGTGCTGCAATCCAAAAAAATCCTGGACGTGAAATATGGGGCGATTACCGTACTGGATATTGAAGCCCTGAAATCCTACGAGGCCTGA
- a CDS encoding HDOD domain-containing protein yields MICINCGRTHRYINSAIDQGMHWLRSDEATGLGICSFCPGAVVAWDQGARDVRDLATAKWQVERESDLAGWLVRHAKLPSLPHVLIEIYRELESRVAGIDRIIDLIETDPGLTARTLQIGNSAYYGMGKEVTRVEDAILRVGPFDLWALLISSEVKSLFFGIRPDLIDMNSFWRHSLFTACACRVFAEQQRLESAGDLFVAGLLHDIGKLLFLEMIPIEYGDVIKRYKGGDEGAALELELMGFDHGELAARLFESWQLPDLFVELAGNHHGPDSLPGSARLLVLRRANQLAHEYLDNRSVEQELQTPSEPAMQSIIDLYTQLTELVV; encoded by the coding sequence ATGATCTGCATTAATTGTGGCAGAACCCATCGATATATTAATTCTGCCATTGACCAGGGTATGCACTGGTTACGTAGCGATGAAGCTACCGGTCTCGGTATCTGTTCGTTCTGCCCCGGGGCGGTTGTCGCCTGGGATCAGGGTGCGCGGGATGTGCGCGACCTGGCAACAGCCAAGTGGCAGGTAGAACGTGAATCCGATCTGGCGGGTTGGTTGGTAAGGCATGCAAAACTACCGTCATTACCCCATGTGCTGATAGAGATCTACCGGGAGTTGGAGTCCAGGGTGGCCGGTATCGATCGTATTATCGATTTGATTGAAACCGATCCGGGACTGACAGCACGCACCCTGCAGATCGGTAACTCCGCCTATTATGGTATGGGGAAAGAGGTGACCCGGGTAGAGGACGCCATTTTGCGTGTGGGGCCATTTGACCTTTGGGCCCTGCTGATATCCAGCGAAGTGAAAAGCCTGTTCTTCGGTATTCGCCCGGATCTGATCGACATGAACAGTTTCTGGCGTCACTCCCTGTTCACCGCCTGCGCCTGCCGGGTATTCGCGGAACAACAGAGACTGGAGTCAGCGGGAGATCTGTTTGTCGCTGGCTTGCTGCATGATATCGGCAAACTGCTGTTTCTGGAGATGATCCCTATCGAGTATGGGGATGTGATCAAGCGTTACAAGGGTGGCGATGAAGGTGCTGCACTGGAACTGGAACTGATGGGATTTGATCATGGCGAGTTGGCCGCGCGGCTGTTTGAAAGCTGGCAGCTGCCGGACCTGTTTGTCGAACTGGCGGGTAATCACCATGGTCCCGATTCATTACCGGGGTCTGCCCGATTACTGGTGCTTCGCAGGGCCAACCAACTGGCACACGAGTATCTGGACAATCGAAGCGTCGAGCAGGAGTTACAGACCCCAAGCGAGCCCGCCATGCAATCCATCATCGATCTGTATACCCAACTGACTGAACTGGTGGTGTAA
- a CDS encoding DMT family transporter yields MSSNLLLISLVAVAGGVAVALQAQLMGLLDRGMGTLESVFITYGSGGLMVGLMMLFMRGGNLSAWHTVPWYAFLSGAIGLVIVATIGFSVPRLGLVSAFTLIVAAQFFVGALLDHYGFLGAEVRELNLQKVLGMLVLLLGVWLTVRS; encoded by the coding sequence ATGTCATCCAATCTGCTGTTAATTTCACTTGTGGCAGTCGCCGGTGGTGTTGCTGTCGCTTTGCAGGCGCAGTTGATGGGGTTGCTGGATCGGGGGATGGGGACCCTGGAGAGCGTCTTCATCACCTATGGCAGCGGCGGCTTAATGGTGGGCCTGATGATGCTCTTTATGCGGGGTGGCAACCTGTCGGCCTGGCACACCGTGCCCTGGTATGCCTTCCTCTCCGGGGCCATTGGTCTGGTGATCGTGGCCACCATCGGTTTCAGTGTTCCCCGGCTTGGTCTGGTGTCAGCCTTTACCCTGATTGTGGCCGCCCAGTTCTTCGTTGGGGCGCTTCTGGATCACTACGGTTTTCTGGGCGCCGAAGTGCGGGAGCTTAATCTCCAGAAGGTCCTTGGCATGCTGGTTCTGCTACTTGGCGTCTGGCTGACGGTACGCAGCTGA
- a CDS encoding TauD/TfdA family dioxygenase encodes MPHTAVSHDIQISSPFNPDEEAAYQEWRTRKLADYPTSIEDLLVPVTDPRHLDSAEYNAIQRRLQKANMAIYISRTGSDPDPQIPLALGRQFGARHLNHNWLSDDTGLTSLKVATDGVRRQYIPYSNRPIKWHTDGYYNRPDEQIHSLILHCVQSAGSGGENALLDHEIAYILLRDRNPDFIPALMGADVLTIPPRMSRNEVARREETGPVFSILPCGNLHMRFTIRTRHVIWSEDPIVRQAVSALNEILDSDSPYIFRGRLEPGMGLISNNILHDRAAFQDDEQGTRHLYRARYYDRLENTGIAQYR; translated from the coding sequence ATGCCCCATACAGCAGTAAGCCATGATATCCAGATCAGCTCTCCATTCAATCCGGATGAAGAGGCGGCATATCAGGAGTGGCGGACCAGAAAACTGGCCGACTACCCAACTTCTATAGAAGATCTGCTGGTACCTGTCACGGATCCCCGCCACCTCGATTCAGCCGAGTACAACGCCATCCAACGGCGGTTACAAAAAGCCAACATGGCGATCTATATCAGCAGAACCGGCAGTGACCCGGATCCGCAGATCCCGCTGGCACTGGGCAGACAGTTTGGCGCCCGACACCTGAATCATAACTGGCTGTCGGATGATACCGGCCTGACCTCACTGAAAGTGGCCACCGACGGCGTAAGGCGGCAGTACATCCCCTACTCCAACCGCCCCATCAAATGGCACACGGATGGCTACTACAATCGACCGGACGAGCAGATCCACTCACTGATCCTGCACTGTGTACAGAGTGCCGGCAGCGGTGGTGAGAATGCCCTGCTGGACCATGAGATTGCCTATATCCTGCTGCGGGATCGTAATCCGGACTTTATCCCGGCCCTGATGGGCGCAGATGTGCTCACCATCCCGCCCCGCATGAGCAGAAATGAAGTGGCCCGCCGGGAGGAGACCGGCCCGGTCTTCTCTATTCTGCCCTGTGGCAACCTGCACATGCGCTTCACCATCCGGACCCGTCACGTTATCTGGTCTGAAGATCCCATTGTCCGTCAGGCGGTATCCGCCCTGAATGAGATCCTGGACAGTGACTCCCCGTATATCTTCCGGGGCCGGCTGGAGCCGGGGATGGGTCTGATCAGCAACAATATCCTGCACGATCGGGCCGCCTTTCAGGATGATGAACAGGGAACCCGCCACCTCTATCGGGCGCGCTACTATGATCGGTTGGAGAACACAGGTATAGCGCAGTATCGCTGA